The region CTTCATCACAGCCGCGATTAAATAACCACATAGCTATCGGCGCGGCAATGCCCGCCAGCATGGAGCCAAGTGAAACATAGCGCGTCAATATCACAATAATGACAAAAACAACGAGACATACAATCACCACCCGCCAATCAAAAATAGCAATCACACCACCGGTTGTCCATACACTCTTGCCGCCACGAAAGCCAAAGAAGACAGGATACATATGCCCAACAATGACAAACAAGCCGGCAATCGCCTGCCCCCATAGCATCGGGTCTTCGCCGACACCGAATCCACCACGATCCAATCCATACATAATCGCTTGCCCAATCAACACTGCACCTGCGCCTTTTGCAAAGTCGCCAAGTGAGATAACGGCCGCCCATTTCTTGCCCATCATACGCAAGCTGTTAGTCGCCCCAGCGCTCTTGCTGCCGTATTCGCGGATATCCTTGCGGAAGACAAAGTGCGAAACAATCAGTGAAAAGTTCAAACTTCCCAACAAATAGGCTATGATGCCAACCAATATGTAATAAAAATGTACAGGCATCTCAATCCCCTCCTGTGTCGTCAGTTTTC is a window of Oscillospiraceae bacterium DNA encoding:
- the plsY gene encoding glycerol-3-phosphate 1-O-acyltransferase PlsY gives rise to the protein MPVHFYYILVGIIAYLLGSLNFSLIVSHFVFRKDIREYGSKSAGATNSLRMMGKKWAAVISLGDFAKGAGAVLIGQAIMYGLDRGGFGVGEDPMLWGQAIAGLFVIVGHMYPVFFGFRGGKSVWTTGGVIAIFDWRVVIVCLVVFVIIVILTRYVSLGSMLAGIAAPIAMWLFNRGCDEADYFIVVTAILCLLVVVKHYQNIGRLLKGTENKLSLRRKKTPEREM